One genomic segment of Methanomassiliicoccus sp. includes these proteins:
- a CDS encoding MFS transporter, translating into MGKGRSKDDKWYFSFLPNNMAGGSTSPLIPLFVTEGLKGTVAQVSFISAISSMAAVPSNILWGNLSDAAKKRRLFVLIGFAGLALANLMMAFSLNFTQYLIANAILGLLSTAAAPVGTVLILESFKQEEWAKRLGDFSKIGGIGWVVGLLVGTIWIAVFSGGSDSALAMRALFILAAGLSLVSMLLAYRWVPEPEEVLDRSQINGSILHIPLYVFERARYMPHRVIHILKVSSDNMRLRYLPANLRRYYVYTMIVFTGFLTFYVGLPTYLKQYVGMSSTEVFIIYLASSAASAITYSQAGRWASSLGSKRTQSLAVTGRVFLFPSFFLVTMLGLSHGVLLVVFCVLHAALGFCWANISVSGNHIVSNVCLKEHRAEATGLYSAVQGAANVAGALIGGQIAQYMGYSAVFGVSSMFLVVGLALLSVIKTDKVVEAAAAPSPA; encoded by the coding sequence ATGGGAAAGGGCAGATCAAAGGACGATAAGTGGTACTTTTCGTTCCTTCCAAACAACATGGCCGGCGGGAGCACCTCTCCGCTGATACCGCTATTCGTCACCGAAGGTCTCAAGGGCACCGTCGCCCAGGTGAGCTTCATCAGCGCGATATCATCCATGGCGGCGGTACCCTCCAACATACTCTGGGGCAATCTATCCGATGCGGCCAAGAAGCGGCGGCTGTTCGTTTTAATCGGCTTCGCCGGCCTGGCACTGGCCAACCTTATGATGGCGTTCTCCCTCAACTTCACCCAATACCTCATCGCCAACGCCATCCTGGGGCTACTATCCACAGCGGCCGCCCCGGTTGGCACCGTCCTCATCCTGGAATCCTTCAAACAGGAGGAATGGGCCAAACGGCTGGGGGATTTCTCGAAGATCGGAGGCATCGGATGGGTCGTCGGCCTGCTGGTGGGTACTATCTGGATCGCCGTTTTCTCAGGGGGATCGGACTCCGCCCTGGCCATGCGCGCCCTATTCATCCTGGCTGCCGGCCTATCGTTGGTATCCATGTTGCTGGCATACCGCTGGGTGCCTGAGCCGGAGGAGGTCCTGGATCGCTCCCAGATCAACGGTTCCATTCTCCACATCCCGCTGTACGTATTCGAACGGGCGCGGTACATGCCGCACCGAGTGATCCATATTCTGAAGGTCAGCTCCGACAACATGCGCCTGCGGTACCTGCCTGCCAACCTCCGGCGGTACTATGTGTACACCATGATCGTCTTCACCGGCTTCCTGACCTTCTATGTCGGCCTGCCGACATACCTAAAGCAGTACGTGGGAATGAGCAGCACCGAGGTCTTCATCATCTACCTGGCGTCATCGGCGGCATCGGCCATCACCTATTCTCAAGCCGGGCGATGGGCATCGAGTCTGGGCAGCAAGAGGACACAGAGCTTGGCGGTGACGGGCAGGGTCTTCCTCTTTCCGTCCTTCTTCCTCGTGACCATGCTAGGCCTCTCCCACGGCGTGCTGCTGGTGGTGTTCTGCGTCCTACACGCCGCGCTGGGGTTCTGCTGGGCTAACATCTCGGTGTCCGGCAACCACATCGTGTCCAACGTGTGCCTTAAGGAGCATCGGGCCGAAGCCACCGGACTGTACAGCGCGGTTCAGGGCGCCGCCAACGTGGCCGGGGCGCTGATCGGGGGCCAGATCGCCCAATATATGGGATATAGCGCGGTGTTTGGCGTCTCCTCGATGTTCCTGGTAGTCGGCCTCGCACTGCTAAGTGTGATTAAGACGGACAAGGTCGTAGAAGCAGCCGCAGCCCCAAGTCCGGCCTAG
- a CDS encoding PAS domain S-box protein, with the protein MELPKVIYIDDEPGLLEITKLFLEYAGDIQVDTEQCSLDVLDILSRRSYDVIVSDYQMPGMNGIELLKVLRARGDLTPFILFTGRGREEVAIEALNSGADFYIQKGGNPQVQFGELKNAIIQLVQRKKAEHQVAQSEQKYRDLVEGASSIILKLDANGNITFINQFGKEYFGCTTDVAGMPMFGALIRPDEFPERELGELMKRFLSGDGKASTFTFPIRQEDGTNAWASWNTKAIRDKEGNIREFLVIGNDVTAARNAETELQKSMSQMKAMLESSDEGVLLLDSNNHVVQYNSRLLDIWKLPSSAIEARSDVKALVPALEMLKDPGGYAKYVNQLEGRPETESRIHLELQDGRVIEEHSLPVIIGNNVVGRLLTYRVPPQKMGEGVTVDSEAAFWELYNDNLAVILFVDPQNGNIVDANEAACRFYGYDHESLKRMNIVREIVVSSNAIERCRLAEKGVHRFSSQHRMASNEVKDVEVFTGPVASNGRKLLFTMVQDVTEMNRAKRLFDRFGVGNDDMLELIGEGVMIIDPTSRIIYANHRIEDILMRPMGEIINTPVLSHIAAASKEQAIANLEQRSQGFTNRTDYKMIRGNGTEFWAMVSARPLFKDGEYAGTTYFVTDVNERRRQEDRLKASEANLLQIIKNALGGIWVVDSEWRTTYVNDALARTLGYTSEELLQRSPIDLMDERTRRALWSPEGAQDRVGEHEVRLLRSNGMPVPAWISAFSVQFEGETLGGSVVFVSDSDESGEDAPLSNHSALGKAIASMSSRFTSARPEDLNAVLSEGLRVIGTALGASRASIYMYSDGRQGFDCVSSWCADEHTCRPMPFMAASREQSKRWLEKIERCDGPLTPYVIGNPSGMEEMVFPESDVKDPIAIFPMMIEGYFPGFLAFENVLMRGDDSVAIHDPMRIATDLFVSALRRKEAFEALNDAGSWYCNIIDSFGDAVFVMDVDDNMVLVNRACIELLQDLGLDTDIVGHSVFQALPFLDERSHEEIDQAIREGRPVVTEEVIDLNGGKKIILVSKTPLWDGGRIDRVLVVLHDITERRMLEESLQGANRKLNLLYNITRHDINNQLLVLRGNLDIIRRRSHEPENLARLDIIDRCAGSIWRQIEFTKTYQEMGTKMPQWQQVGMLICSIATDWERIERLEASDRLRNLVIYGDPMLGKVFSNLVEDSIKYASDHTIVSMDCQEGDDHLLITYEDVGPGIPVGEKERIFQNGYGKGTGFGLFLCREVLAITGMTIQEAGEPGKGVRFEITVPHGQYRFDAPPSCGQQQSGDAPVLGTIVDSQGMIASRDQGAGGPAA; encoded by the coding sequence ATGGAATTGCCCAAGGTCATCTACATCGACGATGAACCTGGCCTTCTGGAAATAACCAAGCTGTTCCTCGAATACGCTGGAGACATCCAGGTGGACACCGAGCAATGCTCCCTTGATGTTCTGGATATCCTGTCCAGGCGGTCGTACGACGTCATCGTTTCCGACTATCAGATGCCTGGAATGAACGGCATCGAACTTCTCAAGGTCCTGAGGGCGAGAGGGGATCTCACGCCTTTCATACTCTTCACCGGCCGAGGCCGCGAAGAGGTTGCCATTGAGGCGCTTAACAGCGGGGCTGACTTTTATATCCAGAAAGGGGGCAACCCCCAGGTGCAGTTCGGCGAGCTGAAGAACGCCATCATCCAACTAGTCCAGCGCAAGAAGGCCGAACATCAGGTCGCCCAGAGCGAGCAGAAATATCGCGACCTGGTGGAGGGGGCCAGCAGCATTATTCTCAAGCTCGACGCCAATGGCAATATAACCTTCATCAACCAGTTCGGGAAGGAGTACTTCGGATGCACCACCGACGTAGCCGGTATGCCGATGTTTGGCGCCCTCATACGCCCCGATGAATTTCCGGAACGGGAACTGGGTGAGCTCATGAAAAGGTTCTTGTCCGGCGACGGAAAAGCATCCACATTCACCTTCCCAATTCGGCAGGAGGATGGGACGAATGCCTGGGCGTCATGGAACACCAAGGCCATCCGGGATAAGGAGGGCAACATCCGAGAGTTCCTCGTCATCGGCAATGATGTCACGGCGGCCAGGAACGCAGAGACCGAGCTCCAGAAGTCGATGTCTCAGATGAAAGCTATGCTGGAGTCCAGCGATGAAGGTGTCCTTCTCCTTGACAGTAATAATCACGTCGTGCAATACAACAGTAGGCTGTTGGATATCTGGAAGCTGCCGTCCTCGGCGATTGAGGCCCGCAGCGACGTAAAAGCACTCGTCCCGGCTTTGGAGATGCTCAAGGACCCTGGCGGCTATGCCAAATACGTCAACCAGTTGGAGGGCAGGCCGGAAACGGAGAGCCGGATCCACCTTGAGCTCCAGGACGGTCGGGTCATAGAGGAGCACTCCTTACCGGTGATCATCGGCAACAACGTCGTCGGAAGATTGCTGACCTATAGGGTGCCGCCGCAGAAGATGGGAGAGGGCGTGACGGTCGATAGCGAGGCGGCGTTCTGGGAGCTGTACAACGACAACCTTGCCGTCATCCTGTTCGTCGACCCGCAGAACGGCAACATCGTTGATGCCAACGAAGCGGCGTGCCGGTTCTACGGCTACGACCACGAGTCACTCAAGCGGATGAACATCGTCCGGGAGATTGTGGTTTCCTCGAACGCCATCGAACGTTGCAGGCTGGCTGAGAAGGGCGTTCACCGCTTCTCCTCCCAGCATCGGATGGCCAGCAACGAGGTTAAGGACGTCGAGGTGTTCACCGGCCCGGTGGCTAGCAACGGTCGCAAGCTGTTGTTCACCATGGTCCAGGACGTCACTGAGATGAACAGGGCCAAGAGGCTGTTCGACCGCTTCGGGGTCGGGAACGATGACATGCTCGAGCTGATCGGGGAAGGCGTGATGATCATCGATCCCACGAGCCGCATCATCTATGCCAACCATCGCATCGAAGACATTCTCATGAGGCCGATGGGAGAGATAATCAACACTCCGGTGCTCTCCCATATTGCCGCTGCATCCAAAGAACAGGCCATTGCCAACCTGGAGCAGCGTAGCCAGGGTTTCACCAATCGAACGGACTACAAGATGATACGGGGCAACGGCACCGAGTTCTGGGCCATGGTCTCGGCCAGGCCTCTGTTCAAAGATGGCGAGTACGCGGGAACGACCTATTTTGTAACAGATGTCAACGAACGGAGGAGGCAGGAGGATCGGCTGAAGGCCAGTGAGGCAAACTTACTCCAGATCATCAAGAACGCTCTGGGGGGGATCTGGGTGGTCGACAGCGAGTGGAGGACCACCTACGTGAACGATGCCCTGGCAAGGACTTTGGGATACACCAGTGAGGAACTGCTCCAAAGATCCCCCATTGACCTCATGGATGAAAGAACAAGGAGGGCGCTGTGGAGCCCGGAAGGGGCCCAGGACAGGGTCGGGGAGCATGAGGTCCGCTTGCTGCGCAGCAACGGTATGCCCGTACCGGCCTGGATATCCGCTTTTTCCGTCCAGTTTGAGGGTGAGACGCTGGGCGGGTCGGTGGTGTTCGTATCGGACTCTGACGAGAGCGGCGAGGACGCCCCCTTGAGTAATCACTCCGCCCTAGGTAAGGCGATTGCATCCATGTCCTCGCGCTTCACCAGCGCCCGTCCCGAGGACCTGAATGCGGTCCTCAGCGAAGGACTTCGGGTCATTGGGACCGCCCTGGGCGCGTCGAGAGCCTCGATCTATATGTACTCAGATGGGAGGCAAGGTTTCGATTGCGTCAGCTCCTGGTGTGCCGATGAACACACCTGTCGGCCGATGCCCTTCATGGCGGCGTCGAGGGAACAATCCAAGAGGTGGTTGGAGAAGATCGAACGATGCGATGGTCCGCTCACGCCATATGTCATCGGTAACCCGTCTGGAATGGAGGAGATGGTGTTCCCGGAATCGGACGTCAAGGACCCCATCGCCATCTTCCCGATGATGATCGAAGGGTATTTCCCCGGATTCCTGGCGTTCGAAAATGTCCTGATGCGGGGTGATGACAGCGTGGCGATCCATGATCCGATGCGGATCGCCACCGACCTCTTTGTCAGCGCCCTGCGGCGCAAGGAGGCCTTCGAAGCCCTGAACGACGCCGGAAGCTGGTACTGCAACATCATCGACTCCTTCGGCGACGCGGTCTTTGTCATGGACGTGGATGATAACATGGTCCTCGTCAACCGCGCCTGCATCGAGCTACTACAGGATCTCGGTCTAGACACCGATATCGTGGGCCACAGCGTTTTCCAGGCCCTACCCTTCCTCGACGAGAGGAGTCACGAAGAGATCGACCAAGCGATCAGAGAGGGCAGGCCGGTGGTCACCGAGGAGGTTATCGACCTCAACGGTGGGAAGAAGATCATCCTTGTTAGCAAGACTCCCTTGTGGGACGGCGGCAGGATCGACCGGGTCCTCGTTGTACTCCATGACATCACCGAGCGCAGGATGCTGGAAGAATCATTGCAGGGCGCCAACCGCAAGTTGAACCTTCTCTACAACATCACCAGGCACGACATCAACAATCAGCTGCTTGTCCTCCGCGGGAACCTGGACATCATCAGGCGTCGATCGCATGAGCCGGAAAACCTTGCCCGCCTGGATATCATCGACAGGTGCGCCGGATCGATCTGGCGGCAGATAGAGTTCACCAAGACATACCAGGAGATGGGAACAAAGATGCCGCAATGGCAGCAGGTCGGCATGCTGATATGTTCCATCGCCACGGACTGGGAGAGGATCGAGAGGCTGGAAGCATCCGATCGGCTGCGTAATTTGGTCATCTACGGCGACCCCATGCTCGGCAAGGTATTCAGCAATCTGGTAGAGGACAGCATAAAGTATGCAAGCGACCACACCATCGTCAGCATGGACTGCCAGGAGGGCGACGACCACCTGCTAATCACCTACGAGGACGTCGGCCCGGGAATTCCGGTGGGGGAAAAAGAGAGGATTTTCCAGAACGGTTATGGCAAGGGGACCGGGTTCGGGCTCTTCCTCTGCCGGGAAGTCCTCGCCATCACTGGAATGACCATCCAGGAGGCGGGGGAGCCGGGAAAAGGGGTCAGATTCGAGATAACGGTGCCCCATGGGCAATATCGCTTCGATGCACCCCCGTCCTGTGGACAGCAACAGTCCGGGGACGCACCCGTGCTGGGTACAATCGTCGACTCCCAGGGGATGATCGCTTCCCGGGACCAGGGCGCAGGTGGACCGGCGGCTTAA
- a CDS encoding sulfite exporter TauE/SafE family protein: MQAMGERERMTGAPGPCIGQTLSTALSIDHPMDLVMALAVILIAALAGIVGSMFGIGGGVIIIPALTIALGLPIKDAIGASLIGVIASSTGAASRYVGQGIVNIRLGMMLEPATTIGSMVGAALAVYLNQYVLSAIFAAVMFYSAYYMLRRPEVTIHGSEKCYDYLGCCYDDPLTGEKIAYTVRGLPKGLLASFFAGNMSGMLGVGGGIVKVPVMNMWMGVPIRAATATSNFMIGVTALAGAVVLYAHGLISPVLAALVAVGVFAGASVGPRISRRAAGPMLRRYFAVILIAVAVLMLLKATGLEVGL; the protein is encoded by the coding sequence ATGCAGGCGATGGGGGAGCGGGAGAGAATGACGGGCGCTCCCGGCCCCTGCATAGGGCAGACCTTATCTACGGCGCTCTCCATCGACCACCCGATGGACCTGGTCATGGCCTTGGCGGTCATCCTTATCGCGGCCCTGGCAGGGATCGTGGGCTCGATGTTCGGCATCGGAGGTGGGGTGATCATAATACCTGCCCTGACCATAGCGCTGGGCCTTCCGATCAAGGACGCCATCGGTGCCAGCCTCATCGGAGTGATAGCGTCTTCCACCGGGGCGGCGTCCCGGTATGTGGGGCAGGGGATCGTAAACATCCGCCTGGGAATGATGCTTGAGCCCGCCACTACCATCGGCTCCATGGTGGGGGCGGCGCTGGCGGTTTATTTGAACCAGTATGTTCTGTCAGCCATCTTCGCAGCGGTGATGTTCTATTCCGCATACTACATGCTGCGCCGACCCGAGGTCACCATCCACGGCAGCGAGAAGTGCTACGACTACCTGGGATGCTGTTACGATGACCCCCTGACCGGCGAGAAGATCGCCTACACGGTCCGAGGCCTGCCCAAAGGGCTGTTGGCCTCCTTTTTCGCCGGCAACATGTCTGGCATGCTTGGAGTGGGCGGCGGCATCGTCAAGGTCCCGGTGATGAACATGTGGATGGGGGTACCGATCAGGGCCGCCACGGCCACCAGCAACTTCATGATCGGAGTGACGGCGTTGGCCGGAGCGGTGGTGTTGTACGCTCACGGCCTCATCTCCCCGGTGCTCGCGGCGTTGGTAGCAGTGGGGGTTTTCGCCGGGGCTTCGGTCGGTCCCCGCATCTCCCGGCGGGCGGCAGGGCCGATGCTACGGCGGTACTTCGCCGTCATCCTGATCGCCGTGGCCGTGCTCATGCTGCTCAAGGCCACCGGTCTCGAGGTGGGGCTATGA
- a CDS encoding 50S ribosomal protein L15e: MTANQEKAPAVESEEEKKTVVGKNMYSFIAEAWNRPSDSYVKDLQWARLIDWRREENFIKIDHPTRLDRARKLGFKAKQGFIVVRGRVRKGSLRRRQIRKGRRAKRRGINKITMGKSLQRIAEERACKKYPNLEVLNSYWVGMDGLHEWFEIIMVDPHHPVIKADKTINWICSSKQKGRAFRGLTAAGKAGRGLKWKGKGAEKVRPSINAHKHQGK; this comes from the coding sequence ATGACAGCGAATCAAGAGAAAGCGCCCGCGGTCGAGTCTGAAGAGGAGAAGAAGACCGTAGTGGGCAAGAACATGTACAGTTTTATCGCCGAGGCCTGGAACAGGCCGTCCGACAGCTATGTGAAGGATCTGCAGTGGGCCCGTCTGATCGACTGGCGCCGCGAGGAGAATTTCATCAAGATCGACCACCCCACCAGGCTGGACCGCGCCCGCAAGCTGGGCTTCAAGGCCAAGCAGGGGTTCATTGTGGTCAGGGGCCGCGTCCGCAAGGGGTCCCTGAGGCGCCGCCAGATACGCAAGGGCCGCCGTGCCAAGCGCCGCGGTATCAACAAGATTACCATGGGCAAGAGCCTGCAGCGCATCGCTGAGGAGCGCGCTTGTAAGAAGTACCCCAACCTCGAGGTCCTGAACTCCTACTGGGTAGGCATGGACGGACTGCACGAGTGGTTCGAGATTATCATGGTGGACCCGCATCACCCGGTCATCAAGGCGGATAAGACCATCAACTGGATCTGCTCCTCCAAGCAGAAGGGGAGGGCGTTCCGTGGCCTGACCGCCGCCGGCAAGGCGGGGCGCGGACTGAAGTGGAAGGGCAAGGGTGCCGAGAAGGTCCGCCCGTCCATCAACGCTCACAAGCACCAGGGCAAGTGA
- a CDS encoding DUF1634 domain-containing protein — protein sequence MRFDEHEHSRTEKWVQLVLRWGMVLSLSVLLLGLALFVLSPPGQSEVDLSPGEIVAGIVDGNAVAVIDLGIVLLIATPLTRVLTTLVIFIVDREYRFVFASLLVLGVISAAILLG from the coding sequence ATGAGGTTCGACGAGCACGAACACTCCAGGACGGAGAAGTGGGTGCAGCTTGTACTCCGCTGGGGGATGGTCCTCAGCTTGAGCGTGCTGCTTCTCGGCTTGGCGCTTTTCGTACTGTCACCGCCCGGTCAATCGGAGGTCGATCTGAGCCCAGGCGAAATCGTTGCGGGGATAGTTGACGGGAACGCCGTCGCCGTCATCGACCTGGGGATCGTGCTGCTCATCGCCACCCCCTTGACCAGGGTGCTGACCACTCTCGTCATCTTCATCGTCGACCGGGAGTACCGCTTCGTCTTCGCCTCCCTGCTCGTCCTCGGGGTCATCTCCGCAGCCATCCTCCTCGGCTAG
- a CDS encoding THUMP domain-containing protein: protein MDVILARYAEVGLKSSGVRRYFESILMDNMLTALSAHNLEALVTCEQGRIYITTDRIDEAVPILRRVFGIASVSPALISDSAMEAMQRTAAEYSQKVLLDGQSFAVKARREGNHPYKSMDVGREVGSAIFLANEDRGARVNLTRPDVTFYVEVRERRAYIFSEYLSGPAGLPMGSQGKVAAAVETERDALAAWMLMKRGCRVFVAAPSEDGPAAILKSWDPRLKVFVGKDVQKVLHDVKGLATVHGYGVGDIDRIRELSSRWPAFFPLIGMTDAEVEERLAAIRSA from the coding sequence GTGGACGTCATCCTGGCCCGGTATGCGGAGGTAGGCCTGAAAAGCTCGGGGGTGCGGAGGTACTTCGAGAGCATTCTCATGGACAACATGCTCACCGCCCTCTCCGCCCACAACCTGGAAGCGCTAGTGACCTGTGAGCAGGGGCGCATCTACATCACCACGGACCGCATCGATGAAGCTGTCCCCATCCTCCGCCGGGTGTTTGGCATTGCCTCGGTATCGCCGGCGCTCATCTCCGATAGCGCTATGGAAGCGATGCAGAGGACCGCGGCTGAGTACTCTCAAAAAGTGCTCCTCGACGGCCAGTCCTTTGCCGTCAAGGCCCGTAGGGAAGGGAATCACCCGTACAAGAGCATGGACGTGGGGCGAGAGGTCGGATCGGCGATCTTCCTCGCCAACGAGGATCGTGGAGCCCGGGTCAACCTCACTCGGCCGGACGTCACCTTTTACGTCGAGGTCCGGGAGCGCAGGGCCTACATATTTAGTGAGTATCTCTCCGGCCCGGCGGGCCTGCCCATGGGGAGCCAGGGGAAGGTGGCCGCGGCGGTGGAGACAGAGCGGGACGCTCTGGCCGCCTGGATGCTGATGAAGCGCGGATGTCGGGTGTTTGTGGCAGCGCCGTCGGAAGACGGCCCAGCGGCCATACTGAAGAGCTGGGACCCACGGCTGAAAGTCTTCGTCGGAAAGGACGTCCAAAAGGTGCTGCACGACGTCAAGGGGCTGGCGACCGTGCACGGCTATGGAGTCGGGGACATCGACCGCATCAGGGAGCTGTCCTCGAGATGGCCGGCCTTCTTTCCCCTCATCGGCATGACCGATGCTGAGGTCGAAGAACGTCTGGCCGCCATCCGCTCGGCGTAA
- a CDS encoding family B DNA polymerase, whose protein sequence is MGQWDVRLLAATYRRVENDQLAMELYGKLDDGRSITVRYIGFEPYFDVVEPTPAVIEQLRKDSDVRRVEDISLFYKGKLRPSTKVFVRFPWLVPDFRSRLRRDFDVLAADIPFHHRFFYDYDIGSCIRVHGREGVGEYRTDLVVDMDRADGKGPSFENLPPFNPDLKVLSFDIENAIKDGTILTICYVIREGGKLRGGPPISGDEREIIDAFTQVIQEEDPDVITGYNIDNYDIPTVMERAKLVKAGKLAWGRDLSEPRKVGLRGWRITGRLVVDAWWAAKMQLRPKQETLNHVAKLCLGEEKLDVEPSKMDEEWEKDRDKVMRYCLKDAELALRILEYVGSVRRTMDLAAVSKLPMEDVQTSGNSTLIDSILIREADRVPAPFGPVGVPLTGNFDDDEEAIEGGYVHTIEPGLYHWVIVLDFKSMYPSLIINKNICFTTLSDNGTIVSPSGARFLSKDQREGLLPKILKDLMAQRDDIKRKMKTTEDPDEFRYYDGLQNAVKILMNAVYGVFASSFYRFTDRNIGSAITSFARETVKMLIQRLEGEGRKVVYGDTDSLFVQSPYHDLDGTVRFGKDISERFSREISQMEFQKVLEPLFSHGKKKRYVGRSVWPDQELLVRGYETRRTDAFDLQSEVLMAVFERILDEKTEEAVKIARENVQQAMECKVPIESLVISRTCKSFNSYKDPDSQANVQAARKLMAMGYEFVPGMKVSWIVTDSRKTPQEVEPYVSGRKFEHRPDCRYYAERIAQTAARATEVFGWGERDLLTGSQQVTLFDTSFAGGSDTGSKKKEPASKKMARKPDLRDFM, encoded by the coding sequence TTGGGTCAATGGGATGTCCGCCTTCTTGCCGCCACCTACCGCCGGGTGGAGAACGACCAGCTCGCCATGGAGTTATATGGCAAGCTGGACGACGGGCGTTCCATCACCGTACGGTACATCGGCTTCGAGCCGTACTTCGACGTCGTCGAGCCTACCCCGGCGGTGATCGAGCAGCTGCGCAAGGACTCCGACGTCCGGCGGGTGGAGGATATCTCCCTGTTCTACAAGGGAAAGCTCCGGCCATCGACCAAAGTGTTCGTGAGGTTTCCCTGGCTGGTCCCTGACTTCCGCTCCCGCCTTAGGCGAGACTTCGACGTACTGGCCGCCGACATACCGTTCCACCACCGGTTCTTCTACGACTACGACATCGGCTCGTGCATCCGCGTGCATGGCCGCGAGGGAGTGGGGGAGTACCGGACCGACCTTGTAGTGGACATGGACCGGGCGGATGGTAAAGGGCCGAGCTTCGAGAACCTCCCTCCGTTCAACCCCGACCTCAAGGTACTATCGTTCGACATCGAGAACGCCATCAAGGACGGGACGATCCTCACCATATGCTACGTCATCCGCGAGGGCGGTAAGCTACGCGGAGGACCGCCCATCAGCGGGGACGAGAGGGAGATCATCGATGCCTTCACCCAGGTCATCCAGGAGGAGGACCCAGACGTCATCACCGGCTACAACATCGATAATTACGACATCCCTACCGTCATGGAACGGGCCAAGCTGGTCAAGGCCGGGAAGCTGGCCTGGGGGCGCGATCTCTCCGAGCCCCGCAAGGTCGGCCTTCGCGGCTGGAGGATCACGGGCCGCCTGGTAGTGGACGCGTGGTGGGCGGCGAAAATGCAGCTGCGGCCGAAGCAGGAGACCCTGAATCACGTGGCCAAGCTGTGCCTGGGAGAGGAGAAACTGGACGTCGAACCGTCCAAGATGGACGAGGAGTGGGAAAAGGATCGCGACAAGGTCATGCGCTACTGCCTGAAGGACGCCGAGCTTGCCCTTCGCATCCTCGAGTATGTCGGGTCGGTCCGCCGGACCATGGACCTGGCGGCGGTATCCAAGCTGCCGATGGAGGATGTGCAGACCTCCGGCAACTCGACGCTCATCGACTCCATCCTCATTAGGGAGGCAGACCGCGTGCCCGCGCCGTTCGGGCCGGTGGGGGTACCGCTGACCGGCAACTTTGACGATGACGAGGAGGCCATCGAGGGAGGGTATGTCCATACCATCGAGCCTGGCCTCTATCACTGGGTCATCGTGCTGGACTTCAAGTCCATGTATCCTTCGCTCATCATTAACAAGAACATCTGCTTCACCACCCTCAGCGATAACGGTACGATCGTCTCACCCAGCGGGGCCAGGTTCCTATCGAAGGACCAGCGGGAGGGTTTGCTGCCCAAGATCCTCAAGGACCTCATGGCCCAGCGGGATGATATCAAGCGGAAGATGAAGACGACCGAGGACCCTGACGAGTTCCGCTACTATGACGGGCTGCAGAATGCGGTCAAGATCCTCATGAACGCTGTGTACGGGGTGTTCGCCTCATCCTTTTACCGCTTCACCGACCGCAACATCGGGAGCGCCATCACCTCGTTCGCTCGGGAGACCGTCAAGATGCTCATCCAGCGTCTCGAGGGGGAGGGACGCAAGGTCGTCTACGGGGACACCGACAGCCTATTCGTCCAATCGCCGTACCACGACCTCGATGGGACGGTAAGGTTCGGAAAGGATATATCTGAGAGGTTCTCCCGGGAAATATCCCAGATGGAGTTCCAGAAGGTTCTGGAGCCGCTGTTCTCCCATGGCAAGAAAAAGAGATACGTCGGCCGCTCGGTATGGCCGGACCAGGAACTCCTTGTCCGCGGCTACGAGACCCGGAGGACCGACGCCTTCGACCTGCAGAGCGAGGTGCTCATGGCAGTATTTGAGAGGATCCTTGATGAGAAGACGGAGGAAGCGGTTAAGATCGCCCGGGAGAACGTTCAGCAGGCCATGGAGTGCAAGGTCCCCATCGAATCGCTGGTCATCTCCCGTACCTGTAAGTCATTCAACTCTTACAAAGATCCCGACTCCCAAGCGAATGTTCAAGCAGCCCGCAAGCTTATGGCCATGGGCTACGAGTTCGTCCCCGGCATGAAGGTCTCCTGGATTGTGACCGATTCCCGGAAGACGCCCCAGGAGGTCGAGCCGTACGTCAGCGGCCGCAAGTTCGAGCACCGCCCAGATTGCCGCTACTACGCCGAGAGGATCGCGCAGACCGCTGCGCGAGCGACCGAGGTCTTCGGTTGGGGGGAGAGGGATCTCCTCACCGGCTCGCAGCAGGTCACCCTCTTCGACACATCCTTCGCCGGGGGTTCCGATACCGGAAGTAAAAAGAAGGAGCCAGCGAGCAAGAAGATGGCGAGGAAGCCAGACCTCCGGGACTTCATGTGA